DNA from Planctomycetota bacterium:
AAGGTCGGGCCGAGTTCGGCGAGTCGCGTCGGGCCATTGCGATGGACGTCGCCTGAGGCGATGACGCGGACGACGCCTTCGTCCGACTCGACGTTCCAAGCGACATCGGCACCATCGACCGACGCCCGTCCGGTGGCGACCTCGACCCGCTCGCCGCCGGCGCGAATGACGACGCCGGACTGCTGAGCGTCGACGTCGAGATTCGTCCCCTGCACTTCGATGACGAACGCGATCTTGCGAAGGTCGAACCGCCCGTCGTCCGGGCGGTCGAGTCCAGGGTGCCAGGCACCCAGTCCGTCGACGAGGCCGAAGGCGGACAGGACGGTCCCGGCGTCCTGCTCCTGCCGGACGAAGCCGCTGGCGAAGTCTTCGCCGTTGACCTGGACTCGGTTCCGGACGATGAGCAAGCCTTTGTCGGTTGCGGCGTAGCCGATGAGCGGGCGTCGTTGGGTCCACGTGATCTCGACGTCGGTCGAGCCGAGGCACCGGCGATCGGTCATCCACGACGTGATGTGCCGGCCGGAGTGCTCTGCGCCGGTCGGGCCACGCGGAATCTCGAGCACCGTGGTCCGCTCGGCGTCGCTGACGAGTTCGAGCAAGTCCGCCGGACAAGGCCGCTGCCAGGGCGTTGTCGCGTTGGAAGCCGTCGCTGGACCGATGCCGCGTAGCGACAGGAATTGCGTCATCTCCTCGCGCATCGCATCCGCGTAAACCCGCGAATGCGGCCCGCACCACTGGCCGGTCGCCGGGTGGTACGAGTGGACGATTCGGCCCCAGTACCAACGCGAGATCTGCTCGGCGATGTGACGGGTGTTCTCGTTCTGACAAATCGCCAGGGCCGTCTCGGTCGCTTCGATGCCGACGCGGTAGTAGACCGAGCTGTTGTACTCCGGCACGACGCCGAACGCCTCGGCTGCGCGGTACATGTTGCCCAGCCGACGTTGGCCGTAGTCGATGAGGCTTTCGTCGCCGAGCAGCTCTCCCGCTGTCACACAGACGACGCCGCCCAGAACGCAGATGTTGGTGTACCCCGGCTGCGTGTTGCGGCGGAAGATCGCACGCGTCGCACGGTCGAGCGCGGCACGACTCGCGTCGCGCAGGTCGTCAGGCAGAAGCGCTCCGTCGCGCTGCGCGTCGAGCCAGAGGATCTTGCAAAGGCTCTCGCCGATGAAGTCCGCCCAGTTCCAATCCGGCGGGGCCATTTCTTCAAGCGATTCCTCGAAGAAGTAGGACCAGATGCCAAAGGCCGGACGCGTCGGGTCGGTCTCCTGGTGCGACAGGATGATGCCCAGCGCCCGTCGCGCGTTGTCGAGATCGCCGTCGGGCGTCGCGAGCTGACTCGCCGACCACGCGGCCGACTCGCGAAATGGGTGGACGACCGCACCGGGGGCAAGCTTCGTGTGGTAGCCCTTGTTGTTGACCACCTGACGCACGAGGCCGACCTCGACATCGAACTCTGATTCCTTGACGCTCATCGGTGCGAGCTTACCGGGTCTGTGGCACCCGTTGGGTCCGTGTCGACAGGCTCGTCAGCACCGTCGCTGCCAAACGTCCAACGCACCACGTCGCGTACAGCCCGGCCGACACAACCAAACCACCCAGCGTCGCGGCACCGGCAATCCACGCCCACGACCCGTGCCAGTCGAGCCAATCCCGGCCGACGACGTCGGTCGACGCGGCCGTGATGAGCGCGACGATCAGCGTTGAGCCTGCGAGCAGCATCGCGATGGCCAGACAGCCGGCGATGTCGCGTCGGCCATGGGCGTTGGCAACAGTGACGAGGTAGCCGTACAGCAACAGCGTCGCCGGCAACTCCAACAGGCCCGACGCGACCAGACGCACCTTGCTCTCTTGCGACAACACCGCCCGTGCGTCGTTCTGCAGCGGACCCGCAGCGGCGACGATGGTCAGCATCGCGCCAATGCCGATCGTGCAGAGCCAACGGGCGACGAGGCGGAGCGTCTCGTTGCCGCCGTTGCCGCGAACGGTGATTGCCCAGACGACCAGCAGCGTGACGATCGCCTGCCAAAGGGCAGCGTTGGTCGGCCGACCGTAGTGCGTCCGTGTGCCGGTGTAGACGTTGTGGCCGTTGAAGAGGAAGCTGGCATCGAGCATCGGGCCGACGAAGCCGAGGTACGGCAGGTCCCCCAACACGCCGAAGTGCCGCGGCATCCACATGGCCGACCGCAACTCGTCGAGCGTCATCAGAAGCCAGCCGACGAGCCCCGCCAACAGCACGAACGCGGCGGCGTTGCGACGAACGCGAACGACGGCCTGCCTGGCGACAACGGCAATCGCGTCGCCGCCGCCGGTCACCGGCTTGACCCACGGCCCGAAGCCGACGACGGCGTGTCGGCGGATCAGTCGCATGATGCCGTCGAACGCCAGCAGTGCCCCGACCACCGAGGCCGGGCCGTAGATCGCCATGCCGACGGGCATCATCGATTCGGGCAGCTTGTCGGCGATCGGCTCCTTCAGCAGCATCGCCGCACCGGCCATCGCGATCAGTGGCACGGCGATCCAGCCGGCCAGTCGCAGCGACATGGCCGCCCGTTCGTCGCCGGATGCGAGTCGCACGAGGTAGAGGTAAAGCAGGAGCGTCGCGGGCAGTTCGACGCCGCAGACGAGCAGGACGAAGAAGCTCTCTCGGCCGTCATTGCTCCACCAGTGGATGCCCTGCGTGCTGAGGGTCATGCCGATGCCCGCGCCGAGCAGGGCTGTCGTGCCCCAGCGGGCGAGGCGGCGGAGTGTCTCGCCGTGGTGGAAGTCGCGAGCGGGCCGGGGCGACGTGACGAGCCAGATCGCCAGCGCCGTCTGGACCGAGGCGACGACGCCGGTAACGCCCCAGTGGCCGGGATAGTTGCCGACGGACCGCTGGACGAGCATCGCCGCCCAGACCTTGGGCCCGGGGAAGTTGACGACGACCAGCGACCCGCCCAGCTCGTCGCGAAACCGCATGGCCAGCGTCACGCCGAGCAGCGTGAAGGTGCTGGTCAGCAGGAGGACGAGGCCGATGGTGGTAAGCCGAGCGTGGGCGGCTTCGTCGTCGACGATCGCGACGCTCGTCTCAGGCTCGGCCGGGTCGAAGCCGCACTCGGGACACCGCGCCGCGGCGGAAAGGCCGTGACGGAGGTATCCGCACGCCCGGCACCGTCCGGCGGCGGGTGCGTCTGGAATCAGCGTGAGATCGACGCGCTGCCGGTGGTCGGCAGGCGGAGCAAGAGTCGGCATCGTCGGCCCTCCATGGCCTGTGGACGCGAACGGGTTTTCACGCCCACGACTCCCGCGAGCGGCACCAGACTAGCGGAAGCTGCTGCCAGTTGAAGGGGTGTGCAGAAGTCGGCCCGACGTCATCCTGAGCGAGCGCAGCGAGTCGAAGGACCTCGTCCGGTCTTCGTCGCGGACCCGCTGCGAGGTCCCTCGGCTGCGCTCGGGATGACGGAGGGGTGGTACCGGCTGATCACGGGCGGCTCCTAGCTTTGACGATGCCGGTCGAGCGCCTCGTCGTCGTGCGACACATCCCGTTCGAGGGTCCCGCCGCCATCGCGGAGTGGGCGAGGTCGCGTGGCCTCGCCGTCGTCGACGTGATGGCGACGGCGCTGCCCGAGGTTCGGGCGACCGACCTGCTCGTCTCGATGGGCGGGCCGATGAGTGTCAACGACGACGACGCTTGGATCGCCGAGGAGCAGTCGCTGATCCGCCAGCACCTCGTGACCGGCGGTGCGTTCGTCGGCGTCTGCCTCGGCGCTCAACAGCTCGCGGCGGCGTTCGGCGGAACGGTCGCCCCGGCCGTCGACGAGCACGGCTGGCTGCCGGTCCACGCGACGCAGGCCGGCCTCGACTTCGGCCTGCCAACGGCGCTCGTCCCCTTCCACTGGCACGGCGAAGCCTGAACCTTGCCCGCGGAATCAACGCTGCTCGCCTCCACCGACGGCTGCGAGGCCCAGGTCTTCACGATCGGCCCACGAGCCATCGGCCTGCAGTGCCACCTCGAAGCCGGCCTGGAAACCGTCGACGCTTTGCTCGAGCACTGCGGCGCCGACCTCCGTGGCGGCGAGTACCAGCAGTCGGCAGACGCGATGCGCGACGAGACGCCCGATCGCGTCACTGCGGTTCGCCCGATCCTCGATCACGTGCTCGAGACGATCTGCGACGCTTGAACGAGCGTGTCGCACTCCATTGCGTCGCGATACCCTTTACCCGTGAGCGAGAAGGAAGACTTCGTCGCCGAGTACCGACGCCGCGAGGCCGAGCAGCGGGAGTCCGCGTCGTGGCACCGGCTCGCCGGGTCGGCCACGGAGTTCGCGGGCGGCGTCATCGTCGGAGCGCTGGCCGGCTGGGGCATCGACCACTGGCTCGACACCACGCCCTGGGGCTTGGTCGTCGGCACGCTCGTCGGCTTCGCGGCGGGTATGTTCGCGCTGGTCAAGCTCGCCAAGGACGCCTTCAAGTGAGCCGCCTCCTCATCCGACTCACGGCCCTGGCGGCGGTCGTGCTGACGCTCGCCACCGGCGGCATTGCCATCGCGATCGATCAACTGTCGCTCTGGATCGCCACGTCGGCCCTCGGCCTCGCGATGCTGCTCGTGTCACTCGGCCCGACGGCGTGGGCGTTGACGCGGATCGACGACGCCTCGGCCGACACGCTGCCGGGGCTGGCGAGCGTGATCGTCGTCGCCAGCCTGCTCAAGGCCGGGGCGGCGGCGGGCGGGGTGCTGGTGCTCGTGATGCTGCTCGAACAGCCGACGTGGACGACCTTCAGCTTCGTCGCGGGGTGGTACGTGGTGCTGACGGGCGTGCAGGTCGGCGTGGCGGGGTGGGCGTTCTGGCGACGCGACGGCCAGCGCGTTGAATCCGCTGCTGCGGGTTCTAGTGTGACTGCCCCGCCGCCATGACCGACACCCTGTTCGACCCAAGCCTGCTCTCGAACCTCAGCCATCCGGTCCTGGCCGCCGGCGAACTGATCGACAGCGTCAAGCCGAAATACTACGAGACGTTTGGCGTCAAGCTGATCAACAGCCACATCCTTTTGATGCTGCTGTCGGCCGTTCTGATGCTGGCGATCTTCCTGCCGATGGGACGCCGCTACGCCGGTGCCGCCTCGACCGAGAAGCCCGTGCCGGACGGCACGAGCAACTTCTTCGAGGCGATCATGCTCTACCTGCGGGACGATGTGGTCCGCCCGATCCTGGGCGACGCGACCAACACGTACATCCCGCTGCTCTGGACCTTTTTCTTCTTCATTCTTTTCAACAATCTCATCGGCCTGCTCCCGCTGGAGCCGCTGCAGCGTGGGCTGTTCGGTGCCCTCGGGCTCGACTGGTACCCGGTCTACGGAGCGGCGACGGCGAACCTGTACGTCACCGGTGCTCTTGCCCTCGTCGCTTTCGTCGTGATCCAGATCGCCGGAATCAGGGCGAATGGGCTAGGCGAATACCTGAAGCACTTCCTCGCCGGAGCCCCGGCTTACATGGCCCCGATTCTCGTGCCGGTCGAGATCATCGGCATGATCGTGAAGCCGGTGGCCCTGATGATTCGCCTCTACGCGAACATGGTCGGCGGCAAAATGCTGCTCCTCATCCTCACAGGACTCGGCGTCACTGCTTTTGAAGCGATGGGGCCCATCGGCGGGACCGGCGTCAGCCTGATCGTGATCGTCGGCAGCGTCGCGATCATGGTGCTCAAAGTCTTCGTCGCCTTCCTCCAGGCGTACATCTTCATGTTCCTGACCGCCCTGTTCATCGGCCTGCTCGTGGTCCACGACGATCACGAGGAGCACGACGAGGAACACGCCCACGACATGGACGACACGGCCGAGCTGCCCGAGGCCGCCGTCCAAGCCGGAGCCCGGATGGCCGGCTAGACACATCGAACCACCCGTCGCGGCGACCGGATCGGGCCGATCGCCACCTCCCCGGGTCGGACGCGTTTGGTGCCCCTTTTCGGCCCCGTCCGGCGACGAGTCCCCACCCGGCGACCCCGAACGCCCGGCTGATCCCCGGCAGGATCACCCCTCAACCACCCATGAAGAAGTTCTTCGCACTGGCCATCGCGGCCCTCCTGTTCCTCCCCGCCACAAGCGCCTTCGGTCAAGACGGCGTGACGGTCGCCCCCGTCACCACCGAGCTCGACGCCGCCGACGAAGCTCAGCGGACGGCCATCGTCGACAGCAGCCTGGGCAAGGGCCTGGGCGTGCTCGGCCTGGGCATCGGTCTCGGCCTGCTCGTCTACGGTGCCGCGATGGGCATCGGCAACATCGGTGGCCGCGCCGCCGAGAGCATCGCCCGTCAGCCCGAGGCCGGCGGCCGAATCTTCACCACCATGATCATCAGCGCCGCCCTCATCGAAGGTGCGACGCTCTTCGCGATCGTGGCCTTCATCATCAAGTAAGGCATCACCGCCTTTTCACCGCGGCCGGCACTACCGTGTCGCCCGCGGCTTTGTCCTCCGGACCTCCGTCGCTCTGCCACTGACTGCCATGTCGCCTTCCCGTCTCGCCGCCGCCGCCGTCCTGCTGCTTCCGTCGATCGCCCTTGCCGCTGCCGCCGAGGGTGAGGAGAAAGCCGGCGGAGGTGGGCTGTTCGAGCCGATCAGCTTCGCGACGATCGCAACCAGCGTCATCACGCTGCTGATCTTCCTAGGCCTTCTGGCGGTGCTCGCCAAGTTCGCCTGGGGCCCGATCGTCAGGAGCCTGGAGGAGCGCGAGAACCGCATTCGTGGCGACATCGAAGCCGCCGAGGCCGCCCGTGCCGAGGCCGAGAAGGCCCGC
Protein-coding regions in this window:
- a CDS encoding AtpZ/AtpI family protein, producing MSEKEDFVAEYRRREAEQRESASWHRLAGSATEFAGGVIVGALAGWGIDHWLDTTPWGLVVGTLVGFAAGMFALVKLAKDAFK
- the atpB gene encoding F0F1 ATP synthase subunit A, with translation MTDTLFDPSLLSNLSHPVLAAGELIDSVKPKYYETFGVKLINSHILLMLLSAVLMLAIFLPMGRRYAGAASTEKPVPDGTSNFFEAIMLYLRDDVVRPILGDATNTYIPLLWTFFFFILFNNLIGLLPLEPLQRGLFGALGLDWYPVYGAATANLYVTGALALVAFVVIQIAGIRANGLGEYLKHFLAGAPAYMAPILVPVEIIGMIVKPVALMIRLYANMVGGKMLLLILTGLGVTAFEAMGPIGGTGVSLIVIVGSVAIMVLKVFVAFLQAYIFMFLTALFIGLLVVHDDHEEHDEEHAHDMDDTAELPEAAVQAGARMAG
- a CDS encoding ATP synthase F0 subunit C, which gives rise to MVDSSLGKGLGVLGLGIGLGLLVYGAAMGIGNIGGRAAESIARQPEAGGRIFTTMIISAALIEGATLFAIVAFIIK